The Deltaproteobacteria bacterium nucleotide sequence TTATCAGACGGCATACATCGCTCAGCCTCCACAGCGTCCTGTACCATAGAGGCCTGTTGTCAAACGCATAGTACAGATACAGCAAAAAGGGGGCCCCACCCTTCAACTTCGATACGCAGGCCTTTATGCCTGCTGCCGTATCCGGGACATGGTGCAGCACCCCGATGGAGTATCCGAAATCCGCCGTGCCATCGGCCAGTGGTATCTGATCAACACCCGCCCAGTGAAACCTGCAGTTGGGAGAGCCTTTTAAATTCTTTCCCGCTACTCGCAAAGCTTCTTCACTGGGATCTATACAGTACAAACTACCCACTTTAGGGGCCACAAACTTCGCCCACCTGCCGCTGCCGCAGCCCAGATCAAAACCAACGCTGTTTTTAGGTAACTTATCCCAAGGAAAAATAGTAAAATATGCTGAAAACATATCATACAATTCCTTGTCATTAAGCTGGCTTTGATCAAACCTGCTCCATTCCTTCCCGAATCCATGAACTACCTTCTCATCTATATTGTTGTTCGTTTTCATGATTATTTAAAATGCAGGGTTTACAATTCCTCAACTCTTCATTTCAGCTCTTCACAACCTTCCTTAAAATCTCCACATACTTCGGTGCCCAGACCTTTACCCCGTTAGAGAAAGCCAGCGACTTTAATTGATGGTCATTACCGTTCGAAACTAACGGTGTTTTGAAATCACCATCATCGCAAGTCATTATAGAACTTTGTTCTCTAACGGGGTTTACAGAATATTTTTCTTCAACTGTCCTCCACACTATCCTTGCAATATTTTTTACTTAACTCGGCATTTTCAATTAGTAAAAGCAATCTCTCGCCCCATTCCTTCTCGTTCTTTCTTTGCAA carries:
- a CDS encoding class I SAM-dependent methyltransferase; the encoded protein is MKTNNNIDEKVVHGFGKEWSRFDQSQLNDKELYDMFSAYFTIFPWDKLPKNSVGFDLGCGSGRWAKFVAPKVGSLYCIDPSEEALRVAGKNLKGSPNCRFHWAGVDQIPLADGTADFGYSIGVLHHVPDTAAGIKACVSKLKGGAPFLLYLYYAFDNRPLWYRTLWRLSDVCRLIISRMPFPLKYVVSQLIALLIYLPLARFAKLGELMGLQVDTIPLSFYRNRNFYTMRTDALDRFGTKLEKRFTKVQILKMMEDAGLKNIKFSDKPPYWCAVGEKN